AATTTTTGTATCCATGGAAAATTTTCTGACGGGACAATCTGAGATTTGGCAATAATGACAGCACTTTTCGGGTATACAAGGATCAGCATGTACAAATACCTCCATCACTCCCGGCCAATCATCCTCCAAAACTTTTTCAAGTTCCTCCACCTCATCATGTACCTGCCCCAAATCCAAATAATACGGAAGTGTAAGGTGCAGATCCACATGGCGATCCCCTCCATATTGCTGTACCCTCATATTATGGATATCGATCCAGATATTTTTTCTGTTTCTATTGATAGCGCTGACAGTAGATTCGACCGCAACAGGATCGGCTTCATCCATTAGACCACCTACAGACTTTCTGACCAGGCCATATCCTGAAAATAAAATGTACATGGAAAAACCTATGGCAATGACTGAATCCAAAAAGTTCAATCCAGTCAGATAAATGACCATTACACCCAAAATCAACAGGAATGAAGTAAAGGTATCTGTCAGTAAATGCTTTCCACTAGCTTCAAGGGTAATACTGTTCAGCTTTTTTCCTTTCCTTTTGAGAATTGTTCCCAAAATCCCATTGACTGCTCCTGAAAAAGAAACCAAAATGATCCCCTCAAGGAGTTTTTCCAATCCACTTGGAAAAAACAGATTATAAACAGCCTGGTAAATGATAAATAAGCCTGCCAGCATAATGAGGACCCCTTCCACCCCAGCGCTGAAAAACTCGATTTTCCCATGTCCATAGGGATGGTTATCATCCCGGGGTCTGGAACTAAGGTAAATGCTGTAAGAAGCGAAACCAGCTGCTACCACATTCACAATACTTTCAAGTGCATCTGTCAGGATAGCAGTAGAATTCGTAATGTAAAATGAATAGAACTTCACGATCAGCAGTAAAATACTGATAACAAATGAAATCCTTATCCAAAACGTTTTTTCTTTTTCCACCGAAGGTTTTTTTTAAGTGGCAAAAATAAGATTAAATTTAAGGAATGCCCTTATTTATTTCATTCAAGCTCTGCAATTGATTCGATTGCTATCTAAGAGCAACAATGTAATAATCCCAACAGGTTCACGGTTTGTTTAAAATATTATGGAAAAGCCCACAGTTATTTTGCCCGCTTATTTGAAGGCACTGTCTGTTTTACTTTTGATCATAGTCATCATCTTTATCCTGATCTTAGGAAAAAGTCTATTGATTCCGCTTTTTTTGGCTGGATTCATTTCGGCTCTATTGATACCATTAAGCAATTGGCTTGAATCCAAAAAATTTTCCAGGATCTCAAGTTCGCTTTTGGCATTACTTTCAAGTTTATTGGGCATATTGGGCTTATTGACATTCATAGCCTTCCAGGTGGCAAGCTTCAGCAGAGATTTGGACAATGTAGGGGAAAAATTAAACAAATACCTGGCTGATGCTGAACACTTCCTTTCTGAAAAACTTCAAATAGAGACGGGTATAGGAAAAGGTATCAACCAGGATTATCTGATCAGCCTTCTACAGGACAATAGCAAAAGCGTGGCAGATTTCATTTTTGGCACCTTGGGATC
This Cecembia calidifontis DNA region includes the following protein-coding sequences:
- a CDS encoding cation diffusion facilitator family transporter; translation: MEKEKTFWIRISFVISILLLIVKFYSFYITNSTAILTDALESIVNVVAAGFASYSIYLSSRPRDDNHPYGHGKIEFFSAGVEGVLIMLAGLFIIYQAVYNLFFPSGLEKLLEGIILVSFSGAVNGILGTILKRKGKKLNSITLEASGKHLLTDTFTSFLLILGVMVIYLTGLNFLDSVIAIGFSMYILFSGYGLVRKSVGGLMDEADPVAVESTVSAINRNRKNIWIDIHNMRVQQYGGDRHVDLHLTLPYYLDLGQVHDEVEELEKVLEDDWPGVMEVFVHADPCIPEKCCHYCQISDCPVRKFSMDTKIEWNALNMSKNQKHYHELSD